The following proteins are encoded in a genomic region of Thermus sp. LT1-2-5:
- the soxA gene encoding sulfur oxidation c-type cytochrome SoxA, with protein sequence MKSRNRILLIGLVALGALVGLWAYTQGEKPLDPFEEAMRQRQMYLETFGVLPGELYVEEGKELFFRKGPSGKTLEACDFGKGPGVLEGVYAILPKYFPDTKRVEDLETRVYTCMQRVQGFKPEEIKRDEVKAITTYIASFSSKAKIQVVPKHPEELAMYNLGRELWYQRAGARDMSCAVCHEQYAGHRVRLSPVRSPKQGLGNEWPAYRFEEDKLYTMEDRINFCYESIGIPKPDFYSEPHIALTVYILAEATKAGHSFEELPFFTR encoded by the coding sequence ATGAAGTCTAGGAACCGCATCTTGCTCATTGGTCTTGTGGCCTTGGGTGCCTTGGTGGGGCTTTGGGCCTACACCCAAGGGGAAAAGCCCCTGGACCCCTTCGAAGAGGCCATGCGCCAGCGGCAGATGTACCTGGAAACCTTTGGGGTTTTGCCCGGGGAACTGTACGTGGAAGAGGGCAAGGAACTCTTCTTCCGCAAGGGCCCAAGCGGCAAGACCCTCGAGGCCTGCGACTTCGGCAAAGGCCCCGGGGTTTTGGAGGGCGTCTACGCCATTTTACCCAAGTACTTCCCCGACACCAAGCGGGTGGAGGACCTGGAAACCCGGGTCTACACCTGCATGCAGCGGGTGCAGGGCTTTAAGCCCGAGGAGATCAAGCGGGACGAGGTGAAGGCCATCACCACCTACATCGCCTCCTTCTCCTCCAAGGCCAAGATCCAGGTGGTGCCCAAGCACCCAGAGGAGCTGGCCATGTACAACCTGGGGCGGGAGCTTTGGTACCAGCGGGCGGGGGCCCGGGACATGAGCTGCGCCGTCTGCCACGAGCAGTACGCCGGGCATAGGGTGCGGCTTTCCCCGGTGCGTAGCCCTAAGCAGGGTCTTGGGAACGAGTGGCCCGCCTACCGTTTTGAGGAGGACAAGCTCTACACCATGGAGGACCGCATTAACTTCTGCTACGAGTCTATCGGCATCCCTAAGCCAGACTTCTACTCAGAACCCCACATCGCCCTTACCGTCTACATTCTGGCCGAGGCTACCAAGGCGGGGCACTCCTTTGAGGAATTGCCCTTCTTCACCCGTTAG
- a CDS encoding ATP-binding cassette domain-containing protein, translating into MLRLEAVSKRFGREWVLRDLNLSLARGEVVALLGPNGSGKTTLLRLMAGLLKPTRGRVVREGRALFLANPPAFHRHLTAKEHLFYDLAFHGGKGDWREALARYGLPEDLPLAAFSSGMKKRLALARLELLSPDLWLLDEPETALDQEGRELLLRALARARERGGVVFATHDRALAEVAADRILWLGAA; encoded by the coding sequence ATGTTGCGCCTCGAGGCCGTTTCCAAGCGCTTCGGTCGGGAGTGGGTCCTAAGGGACCTTAACCTTTCCCTGGCCCGGGGCGAAGTTGTGGCCCTTCTGGGCCCCAACGGCTCGGGCAAGACCACCCTTTTGCGGCTCATGGCGGGGCTCTTGAAGCCCACTCGGGGCCGGGTGGTGCGGGAGGGGAGGGCCCTTTTCCTCGCCAACCCCCCCGCCTTCCACCGCCACCTCACCGCCAAGGAACACCTCTTCTACGACCTGGCCTTCCACGGCGGCAAGGGGGACTGGCGCGAGGCCTTGGCCCGGTATGGCCTGCCGGAGGACCTGCCCCTCGCTGCCTTCTCCAGCGGCATGAAAAAGCGCTTGGCCTTGGCCCGCCTGGAGCTCCTTTCCCCCGACCTTTGGCTTTTGGACGAGCCGGAAACCGCCTTGGACCAGGAGGGGCGAGAACTCCTCCTTAGGGCCTTGGCCCGGGCCCGGGAGCGGGGCGGGGTGGTCTTCGCCACCCACGACCGGGCCTTGGCGGAGGTGGCGGCGGACCGGATCCTCTGGCTGGGGGCGGCGTGA
- a CDS encoding cytochrome c, whose amino-acid sequence MARKLFFAVVLLGLAVGARYGLGTPISEELAAQYDLRPVVLPDGRGLPPGEGRVEEGERIYAEKCASCHGARGEGYPFNRLVAEPFPITPDTEPVEYAIGNYWQYATTLYDYIRRAMPFGQEGTLTDEEVYHLVAFLLYMNGIIEADEPINQKTLPQVRMPARELLHLDPETQRRFPWLTLP is encoded by the coding sequence ATGGCTAGGAAACTCTTCTTCGCCGTGGTCCTCTTGGGCTTGGCGGTGGGGGCGCGGTATGGCCTGGGCACCCCCATCAGCGAGGAGCTTGCGGCCCAGTACGACCTCAGGCCCGTGGTCCTGCCCGATGGCCGGGGGCTTCCCCCGGGGGAGGGAAGGGTGGAGGAGGGGGAGCGGATCTACGCCGAGAAGTGCGCTTCCTGCCACGGGGCCCGGGGGGAAGGCTACCCCTTCAACCGCTTGGTGGCCGAGCCCTTCCCCATCACCCCGGACACGGAGCCCGTGGAGTACGCCATCGGCAACTACTGGCAGTACGCCACCACCCTGTACGATTACATCCGCCGGGCCATGCCCTTCGGCCAGGAAGGCACCCTCACCGACGAGGAGGTCTACCACCTGGTGGCTTTCCTCCTTTACATGAACGGCATCATCGAAGCGGACGAGCCCATCAACCAAAAGACCTTGCCCCAGGTGCGCATGCCGGCCCGGGAGCTTTTGCACCTGGACCCGGAGACCCAGCGCCGTTTCCCCTGGCTCACCTTGCCCTAG
- a CDS encoding FAD-dependent oxidoreductase, with amino-acid sequence MGKVNRRDLLKSGAALAAASALGGKAFAQEFYASPATLLPRTRKPRVVVIGGGWGGTTVARKLVQSGVDVEVVLIEQKPIFMSCPMSNLFLAGVKPLEWLVFDYTNVVKDGVIFVQEKVLDINRDRRLVRTTGGYVAYDFLVLAPGIDYMYEAIPGYAEVKHLLPVGFKPFEHIALRRMLDQFDETGGELVLYIPTPPYRCPPGPYERAAMLAWRLKTKGVKGKVIVLDANPQPVSKAPGFLAAYNDLYKDYLEYVPNTLITGLDYEKKQVLTELGEVPFTLANIIPPMKAGELVRTAGLGERWANVRIPYFLSEKDDRVYLVGDITGNTPYPKSGMVAYVSGTIVARHLVERLKGKPLAEIPPELPQNICYSFVDSEEAIWVSANYSWDEAAKQIKAQSAVDNQRSKANGEAAFGWANGLWNDMFGPA; translated from the coding sequence ATGGGTAAGGTAAACCGTAGGGATCTACTAAAATCGGGGGCTGCCTTGGCGGCGGCGAGCGCTCTAGGGGGCAAGGCTTTTGCCCAGGAGTTTTACGCCAGCCCCGCCACCTTGCTCCCCCGCACCCGCAAGCCCCGGGTGGTGGTCATCGGGGGCGGCTGGGGCGGGACCACGGTGGCGCGGAAGCTGGTGCAGTCCGGGGTGGACGTGGAGGTAGTCCTCATCGAGCAGAAGCCCATCTTCATGTCCTGCCCCATGTCCAACCTCTTCCTGGCAGGGGTGAAGCCTCTGGAATGGCTCGTCTTCGACTATACCAACGTGGTCAAGGACGGGGTCATCTTCGTCCAGGAAAAGGTCTTGGACATCAACCGTGACCGCCGCCTGGTGCGCACCACTGGGGGGTACGTGGCCTACGACTTCCTGGTCCTGGCCCCTGGCATCGACTACATGTACGAGGCCATCCCCGGCTACGCCGAGGTGAAACACCTCCTGCCCGTGGGCTTCAAGCCCTTTGAGCACATCGCTCTAAGGCGCATGCTGGACCAGTTTGATGAAACGGGCGGGGAGCTGGTCCTGTACATTCCCACCCCCCCCTACCGCTGCCCCCCGGGCCCCTACGAGCGGGCAGCCATGCTGGCGTGGCGGCTCAAGACCAAAGGGGTGAAGGGGAAGGTCATCGTTCTGGACGCCAACCCGCAGCCCGTGTCCAAGGCCCCGGGCTTCCTGGCCGCCTACAACGACCTTTACAAGGACTACCTGGAGTACGTGCCCAACACCCTCATCACTGGGCTGGATTACGAGAAAAAGCAGGTCCTCACCGAGTTGGGGGAGGTGCCCTTTACCCTGGCGAATATCATCCCCCCCATGAAGGCGGGGGAGCTGGTGCGCACTGCGGGGCTTGGGGAGCGCTGGGCCAACGTGCGCATCCCCTACTTCCTCTCGGAAAAGGATGACCGGGTCTACCTGGTGGGGGACATCACCGGCAATACCCCCTACCCCAAAAGCGGCATGGTGGCCTACGTTTCCGGCACCATCGTGGCCCGGCACCTGGTGGAGCGCCTGAAGGGCAAGCCCTTGGCGGAGATCCCCCCAGAGTTGCCCCAGAACATCTGCTACTCCTTCGTGGACTCGGAGGAGGCCATCTGGGTTTCCGCCAACTACTCCTGGGACGAGGCGGCCAAGCAGATCAAGGCCCAAAGCGCCGTGGACAACCAGCGTTCCAAGGCCAACGGCGAGGCGGCCTTCGGCTGGGCTAATGGCCTCTGGAACGACATGTTCGGCCCTGCCTAA
- the ccdA gene encoding cytochrome c biogenesis protein CcdA, with the protein MTLSLGAAFLAGVLSFLSPCVLPLVPTYLFYLGGERGRPLFNALFFVLGFGAVFFLLGLPFTLLGGLLFEHRQTLARVGGVVLVLFGLYMLGLRPKWGVSLRYEGETGRPLGAFLLGATLALGWTPCIGPILGAILTLTAVGGGVGFLLAYILGLAVPFLLVALFAERLKGWLRRAGRLSHYVEVFAGVVLVLVGVLLFTGTYSALNTFFLRITPEWLQKYL; encoded by the coding sequence ATGACGCTTTCCTTGGGCGCAGCCTTCTTGGCGGGGGTGCTCTCCTTCCTCTCCCCTTGCGTGCTTCCCTTGGTGCCCACCTACCTTTTTTACCTGGGAGGAGAAAGGGGGCGCCCCCTCTTTAACGCCCTCTTCTTCGTCTTGGGCTTTGGGGCGGTGTTTTTCCTCCTGGGGCTTCCCTTTACCCTTCTTGGGGGGCTTCTTTTTGAACACCGCCAGACCCTGGCCCGGGTGGGGGGGGTGGTCCTGGTCCTCTTTGGGCTTTACATGCTGGGCCTCAGGCCCAAGTGGGGGGTATCCCTCCGCTACGAAGGGGAAACGGGCCGCCCCTTGGGAGCCTTCCTGCTTGGGGCCACCTTGGCCTTGGGCTGGACCCCCTGCATCGGCCCCATCCTAGGGGCCATCCTTACCCTCACCGCCGTGGGGGGTGGGGTGGGCTTCCTGCTGGCGTACATCCTGGGGCTTGCGGTCCCCTTCCTCCTGGTGGCCCTCTTCGCCGAAAGGCTCAAGGGGTGGCTAAGGCGGGCGGGGAGGCTCTCCCATTACGTGGAGGTCTTCGCCGGGGTGGTGCTCGTCCTCGTGGGAGTGCTCCTCTTCACCGGGACGTACTCCGCCTTGAACACCTTCTTCCTGCGCATCACGCCGGAGTGGCTACAGAAGTACCTCTAG
- a CDS encoding translation initiation factor 2, with translation MKRLLALVAVLGFSLAQSLLVEVRGNLEAVEGRTLAALKAVGLEADRVLNLGEQVRQVTGPGFPDYRLVVLKPEKGSLEAVSKNPMAAIVLPPTVFITGEGERYLVGTFDGRLLFGMLGVYGGEVERLTWRLEAALGRLGLVRKVSPAMMPDPRSGMMPALLYRVRGAKVEDVVLMVETELTSAGLNLLPHVQVGPVTVIMPCKSEWARIMFLTQPAGGFAAPCRFFAMQMGPDVLVGAIEPMLMTIMPGVMGSPAVTMLQEARQVMTGILEAVGGEPYRPGQ, from the coding sequence ATGAAAAGACTCTTGGCGCTGGTGGCGGTTTTGGGCTTTTCCCTGGCCCAATCTTTGCTGGTGGAGGTCCGGGGGAACCTGGAAGCGGTGGAGGGGCGGACGCTGGCCGCCCTGAAGGCGGTGGGCCTCGAGGCCGACCGGGTCCTCAACCTGGGGGAGCAGGTGCGCCAGGTCACGGGCCCAGGCTTCCCCGACTACCGCCTCGTGGTCCTCAAGCCGGAAAAGGGGAGCCTGGAGGCGGTGAGCAAGAACCCCATGGCGGCCATCGTCCTGCCCCCCACGGTCTTCATTACCGGGGAAGGGGAGAGGTACCTGGTGGGCACCTTTGATGGGCGGCTTCTCTTCGGGATGCTCGGGGTCTATGGCGGCGAGGTGGAGCGCCTCACCTGGCGCCTGGAGGCTGCCTTGGGTCGGCTCGGTCTGGTGCGCAAGGTTTCTCCCGCCATGATGCCCGACCCCAGGAGCGGCATGATGCCCGCCCTCCTTTACCGGGTGCGGGGGGCTAAGGTGGAGGACGTGGTCCTCATGGTGGAAACCGAGCTTACCTCCGCTGGGCTCAACCTCTTGCCCCACGTCCAGGTGGGCCCCGTCACCGTGATCATGCCCTGCAAGAGCGAGTGGGCCCGCATCATGTTCCTCACCCAGCCCGCCGGGGGGTTCGCCGCCCCTTGCCGCTTCTTTGCCATGCAGATGGGCCCGGACGTTCTGGTGGGGGCCATCGAGCCCATGCTCATGACCATCATGCCGGGGGTCATGGGCTCGCCGGCGGTTACGATGCTCCAAGAAGCCAGGCAGGTGATGACCGGCATCCTGGAAGCCGTGGGCGGGGAGCCTTACCGCCCAGGCCAATGA
- the soxX gene encoding sulfur oxidation c-type cytochrome SoxX, with translation MKRIGFLILGLLAMGVALSQVSPFRARLEALLHSGGHEFASVMRSQDKAQALCSQYRDKLPPDLIPGFLAEQKALIRYPANGKLMGDWKNGEKVFTDPKRGNCYACHAGDPKEVAHGTMGPSLTGYGQRGTAEAVVRYTYEKIYNAWAFVPCSLMYRGGVHGLFTPEETADLVAFLLDPESPINRR, from the coding sequence ATGAAACGAATAGGGTTCTTGATCCTAGGCTTGTTGGCTATGGGTGTGGCCCTTTCCCAGGTGAGTCCCTTCCGGGCTCGTCTCGAGGCCCTATTGCATTCGGGAGGGCACGAGTTCGCCAGCGTGATGCGCTCCCAGGACAAAGCCCAGGCCCTTTGCTCCCAGTACCGCGACAAGCTTCCTCCCGACCTCATCCCGGGGTTCCTGGCGGAGCAGAAGGCCCTCATCCGGTACCCGGCGAACGGGAAGTTGATGGGGGATTGGAAGAACGGGGAAAAGGTCTTCACCGACCCCAAGCGGGGCAACTGCTACGCCTGCCACGCCGGGGACCCCAAGGAGGTGGCCCACGGCACCATGGGGCCGAGCCTCACGGGCTACGGCCAGCGGGGCACGGCGGAGGCGGTGGTGCGCTACACCTACGAGAAGATCTACAACGCTTGGGCCTTCGTCCCTTGTTCCCTCATGTACCGGGGTGGGGTGCACGGCCTCTTCACCCCCGAGGAAACCGCCGATTTGGTGGCCTTCCTCCTGGACCCCGAATCCCCCATCAACCGGAGGTGA
- a CDS encoding heme exporter protein CcmB: protein MGRVWLLALRDLRLEVRDRAGVLSALTFLAVMLFIMALALGPEEGTLRRAAPGVLWVALAFLATLLSGRAFALEVEDATLDDLLLTPGGKEWVYFGKLLFQMLLLLPFSALALFLAALLFYLPLEKALPLFLTLALGGLGYASVATFYAGLLARLRGREVLLPLLLFSLVVPVVLAGVRATAGLLEGLPLVEVASWWQLLLVFDVVYLTAGALLFPVVMEG from the coding sequence GTGGGGCGGGTCTGGCTTTTGGCCCTGCGGGACCTTCGCCTGGAGGTGCGGGACCGGGCGGGGGTGCTTTCCGCCCTGACCTTCTTGGCGGTGATGCTCTTCATCATGGCCTTGGCCCTGGGCCCGGAGGAGGGGACCTTGCGCCGGGCCGCCCCCGGGGTCTTGTGGGTGGCCTTGGCCTTCCTGGCCACTCTCCTTTCGGGCCGGGCCTTCGCCTTAGAGGTGGAGGACGCCACCTTGGATGACCTCCTCCTCACCCCCGGGGGCAAGGAGTGGGTTTACTTCGGGAAGCTCCTCTTCCAAATGCTCCTCCTCTTGCCCTTTTCCGCTTTAGCCCTTTTCCTTGCCGCTTTGCTCTTCTATTTGCCCTTGGAAAAGGCCCTACCCCTTTTCCTTACCCTGGCCCTGGGGGGGCTTGGCTACGCCAGCGTGGCCACTTTTTACGCCGGGCTCCTCGCCCGGCTACGGGGGCGGGAGGTGCTTTTGCCCCTCCTCCTCTTCTCCCTGGTGGTGCCCGTGGTCCTGGCGGGGGTCCGGGCCACGGCGGGGCTTTTGGAGGGGCTTCCCCTGGTGGAGGTGGCCTCTTGGTGGCAGCTCCTTTTGGTCTTTGACGTGGTCTACCTCACCGCGGGAGCCCTCCTCTTCCCCGTGGTGATGGAAGGGTAG
- a CDS encoding rhodanese-like domain-containing protein — protein sequence MRRRHLLALLPLFLLKARGEEGADWVKAFGAFLQRVPPASYLVYPTEAKDLLLFEPFILDVRTAEERRKGYIPGSVHIYAGQVPDRLAELPQDKERLILVYCNSGSVSAVVAAYLQALGYKNAKNIAHGYKGWLDAGLEVEGRS from the coding sequence ATGCGCCGCCGCCACCTCCTCGCCCTTTTGCCCCTTTTCCTCCTGAAAGCCCGGGGGGAGGAAGGGGCGGACTGGGTAAAGGCCTTTGGGGCGTTTTTGCAGCGGGTGCCCCCAGCGAGCTACCTGGTCTACCCCACGGAGGCTAAGGATCTCCTACTCTTTGAGCCTTTCATCCTGGATGTGCGCACGGCGGAGGAGCGGAGGAAGGGTTACATCCCGGGCTCGGTGCACATCTATGCCGGCCAGGTACCGGACCGCTTGGCTGAGCTTCCCCAGGACAAGGAGAGGCTCATCCTCGTCTACTGCAACTCGGGGAGCGTTTCTGCGGTGGTGGCGGCTTACCTTCAGGCTTTAGGCTACAAGAACGCCAAGAATATCGCCCATGGGTACAAAGGCTGGCTGGACGCTGGCTTGGAAGTGGAGGGAAGATCATGA
- the soxC gene encoding sulfite dehydrogenase, whose protein sequence is MDRRKFFRLLGAGGLLGLLKARAQGVPWSEETFAPTKTLGAPLSEYGSRSPFEEEVVRYISPNLRTRHSGADFAPLERLEGVITPNGLHFERHHAGVPQVDPKHYRLVIHGMVERPLVFTLEDLKRFPSVTRTYFIECAGNGQNGYRNPPDPNLTATRSRGLASNASWTGVPLALLLKEAGVKPGAKWLIPEGMDAAMYTRSLPLEKAMEDVLVAYAQNGEALRPEQGYPVRLVVPGWEGSIQVKWLRRILVTDLPAMAKDETSEYTDVMADGKVLAFTWVMEPQSIITYPSGGQAIKPGFHEIRGLAWSGFGRVTKVEISLDEGRTWRQATLEAPVERYAFVRFKMPWQWRGEEVVLWSRAWDEKGNTQPTREEFFQRWGKNNRYHYNAIQAWRILPDGRVVNGDRPVGAQAVGSVGGCDGEVFDG, encoded by the coding sequence ATGGACCGAAGGAAGTTCTTCCGGCTTCTTGGCGCAGGAGGCCTCCTGGGCCTTCTCAAGGCCCGGGCCCAAGGGGTTCCCTGGAGCGAGGAAACCTTCGCCCCTACCAAGACCCTGGGGGCTCCCCTTTCCGAGTACGGGAGTAGGAGCCCCTTTGAGGAAGAGGTGGTGCGCTACATCTCCCCCAACCTGCGCACCCGCCACTCGGGGGCGGACTTCGCCCCCTTAGAGCGGCTGGAGGGGGTTATCACCCCCAACGGCCTCCACTTTGAGCGCCACCACGCCGGGGTGCCCCAGGTGGACCCCAAGCACTACCGCTTGGTGATCCACGGGATGGTGGAAAGGCCTTTGGTCTTCACCTTGGAGGACCTCAAGCGCTTTCCCTCCGTGACCCGCACCTACTTCATCGAGTGTGCCGGAAACGGGCAAAACGGCTACCGTAATCCCCCTGACCCCAACCTCACCGCCACCCGGAGCCGGGGGCTCGCCTCCAACGCCAGCTGGACGGGGGTGCCCTTGGCCCTCCTCCTCAAGGAGGCGGGGGTGAAGCCGGGGGCGAAGTGGCTCATCCCGGAGGGGATGGACGCTGCCATGTATACCCGCTCTCTTCCCTTGGAGAAGGCCATGGAGGACGTGTTGGTGGCCTATGCGCAAAACGGGGAGGCCCTCCGCCCCGAGCAGGGTTACCCCGTGCGCCTGGTGGTGCCGGGCTGGGAGGGGAGCATCCAGGTGAAGTGGCTCCGGCGCATCCTGGTCACGGACCTGCCCGCCATGGCCAAGGACGAGACCAGCGAGTACACGGACGTCATGGCGGACGGGAAGGTGCTGGCCTTCACCTGGGTCATGGAGCCCCAGTCCATCATCACCTACCCCTCGGGGGGGCAGGCCATCAAGCCCGGGTTCCACGAGATCCGGGGCCTGGCTTGGAGCGGGTTTGGCCGGGTGACCAAGGTGGAGATCTCCTTGGACGAGGGCAGGACCTGGCGGCAGGCTACCCTCGAGGCCCCCGTGGAGCGCTACGCCTTCGTGCGCTTCAAGATGCCCTGGCAGTGGCGGGGGGAGGAGGTGGTGCTTTGGAGCCGGGCTTGGGACGAGAAGGGCAACACCCAGCCCACCCGGGAGGAGTTCTTCCAGCGCTGGGGGAAGAACAACCGCTACCACTACAACGCCATCCAGGCTTGGCGCATCCTGCCCGACGGCCGGGTGGTGAACGGGGATCGGCCCGTGGGCGCCCAAGCCGTGGGCTCCGTGGGCGGGTGCGACGGGGAGGTGTTTGATGGCTAG